A section of the Leptospira terpstrae serovar Hualin str. LT 11-33 = ATCC 700639 genome encodes:
- a CDS encoding outer membrane lipoprotein-sorting protein codes for MRKLWTFIFFFSFVSMDAQAPPDTSLSAQELLARLDRELDFGKGLVKGTYVLIRRNGTSETWKINRFFNGEDALLLFDRKGRGLESKLLTKDEGENVFFFNVLSAKLFRKTDDEKYEALMGTGFFYVDLSGYSYQANYNPLVNADLEIGGEVYYRVSLKPILPYFYKKLVLLIGKKDLKPYRVDFHDRDGILFKTLNLKYGPVKVKEISGKVEEIQKASRLEMLDLNTGSITVWEIQEVDKSVNPDASLFAVDNLSR; via the coding sequence ATGCGAAAACTTTGGACCTTCATATTCTTTTTTAGTTTTGTTTCGATGGATGCCCAAGCGCCGCCTGACACAAGTTTATCGGCGCAGGAACTTTTAGCAAGGCTTGACCGAGAATTGGATTTCGGAAAAGGTCTTGTGAAGGGGACCTATGTCCTCATTCGTCGGAATGGAACTTCAGAAACTTGGAAGATCAACCGGTTTTTTAATGGAGAAGACGCACTCCTTCTTTTTGACAGAAAAGGAAGGGGACTCGAATCCAAACTTCTAACCAAAGATGAAGGGGAAAATGTTTTTTTCTTCAATGTTCTCAGTGCCAAACTCTTTCGAAAAACAGATGATGAAAAGTATGAAGCTTTGATGGGAACAGGTTTTTTTTATGTAGATCTTTCGGGTTATTCTTATCAGGCCAACTACAATCCCCTTGTGAATGCTGATTTAGAAATTGGGGGAGAAGTGTATTACCGAGTTTCTTTAAAACCAATCCTTCCATATTTTTATAAAAAGTTAGTCCTTCTTATTGGGAAAAAGGATTTAAAACCTTACCGTGTTGACTTTCATGATCGAGATGGAATTTTATTTAAAACATTGAACCTAAAATACGGACCAGTAAAGGTAAAAGAAATTTCAGGAAAGGTGGAAGAAATTCAAAAAGCATCTCGGCTCGAGATGTTAGATTTGAATACAGGTAGTATCACCGTTTGGGAAATCCAAGAAGTGGATAAATCTGTCAATCCTGATGCTTCCTTGTTTGCCGTGGATAACTTAAGTCGATAA
- a CDS encoding B12-binding domain-containing radical SAM protein, whose protein sequence is MAKIQFLQLPVPPPSYYAATGNVPLAAASLASCLESKDDPVLGLSPYVVSPEDTDSLGDRELIDRIVKEGPDFLGLSLYLWNTERSLYIAKEVKKRNPETTILIGGPEVNEDNPYVLGESGYDIAVSGEAEHSFRNLMRTILSKSSLEGLENIAYRKENGSLSSFGKQAAADFPLTDFPSPYTTGHLQVDPKRSTYLETVRGCKSQCTYCFYPKSSQNLRTLDIPETIKLISNLKEKGARELVFLDPTFNHRPGFENFLDAIAEVNSDGKMSMFAELRSEGVTPKLATKLRKAGFTRVELGLQSVNEETLKRVKRYGSPHKVAEVAKMLAGEGIELLLDLIIGLPGDKPDDVERGIHFFLEHGLGEWVQAFPLSVLPGTAMRRDAEKEGLSFMPTPPYRIIQTPTFSSRDLTESLFFAEDLLERRLDEFPRPFLCAAIPKKNDRFDLVLTNSNTLPIAETNPILETQWSSLSGSRHHSVWFHSDNLTKDLSRILLLIKERITAEPFCTIDFVLPLICVPKSKEIESLVSLLETQRNSYLSRTLAHRGENLQHRLVFVFDGNNTELKNWREKELDSTSYLIYEKIRTTSIQSLDPTREAFYLIEGEEVDGPDFAFLKEEMDPESITFSSRKLEERWSMEVLGYGEL, encoded by the coding sequence ATGGCAAAAATACAATTTTTGCAATTACCGGTACCACCTCCGTCCTACTATGCTGCCACAGGAAATGTTCCCCTAGCAGCTGCTAGTTTAGCGAGTTGTCTGGAATCCAAAGATGACCCGGTCCTTGGACTGAGTCCTTATGTGGTTTCGCCGGAAGATACTGATTCCTTAGGAGACCGGGAACTCATTGACCGCATCGTAAAAGAAGGTCCTGATTTTTTAGGACTCTCTCTTTATTTATGGAATACGGAACGTAGCCTTTACATTGCTAAAGAAGTAAAAAAAAGAAATCCAGAGACAACCATTCTCATTGGTGGGCCCGAAGTAAACGAAGACAATCCTTATGTCCTCGGTGAAAGTGGGTATGACATTGCAGTATCAGGGGAAGCAGAACATAGTTTTCGAAACTTGATGCGCACCATACTTTCGAAGTCTTCATTAGAAGGACTGGAAAATATAGCATACCGAAAGGAAAATGGATCACTCTCTTCGTTTGGTAAACAGGCGGCAGCGGATTTCCCTTTAACTGACTTTCCTTCTCCTTATACAACGGGACATTTACAAGTGGACCCCAAACGTTCCACGTATTTAGAAACAGTGCGGGGATGTAAGTCACAGTGCACTTATTGTTTTTATCCTAAATCTTCACAGAACCTCCGTACCCTAGACATTCCAGAAACCATAAAACTCATTTCTAACTTAAAAGAAAAGGGGGCTCGCGAACTAGTATTCTTGGATCCCACCTTCAACCATAGGCCTGGATTTGAAAATTTTTTAGATGCCATTGCGGAAGTGAATTCGGATGGAAAGATGTCAATGTTTGCCGAATTACGTTCGGAAGGTGTGACACCGAAACTAGCAACAAAGCTTCGTAAGGCGGGATTCACTCGCGTGGAACTTGGATTACAATCAGTCAACGAAGAAACTCTGAAACGTGTGAAACGTTACGGGAGTCCTCACAAAGTAGCAGAAGTAGCCAAGATGCTTGCAGGTGAGGGGATTGAGTTACTTCTGGATCTCATCATTGGACTTCCCGGTGACAAACCAGACGATGTTGAACGGGGAATTCATTTCTTTTTGGAACATGGGCTTGGGGAATGGGTGCAGGCCTTTCCTCTATCTGTCCTTCCTGGAACTGCCATGCGTAGGGATGCTGAAAAAGAAGGTTTATCCTTTATGCCAACCCCGCCGTATCGGATCATCCAAACTCCCACCTTTAGTTCGCGTGATTTAACAGAGTCCTTGTTTTTTGCCGAGGACTTACTCGAACGTCGTTTGGATGAATTCCCAAGACCATTTTTATGTGCGGCCATTCCAAAGAAAAACGACCGTTTTGATTTGGTGTTAACAAATTCCAATACCCTTCCCATAGCAGAAACCAATCCTATTTTGGAAACTCAGTGGTCCAGTTTGTCGGGGAGTCGCCATCACAGTGTTTGGTTCCATTCAGATAATCTAACAAAAGACCTTTCTCGTATCCTTTTGTTGATTAAGGAAAGAATCACTGCTGAGCCGTTTTGTACGATAGATTTTGTTTTGCCTCTGATCTGTGTTCCAAAATCCAAAGAAATCGAAAGTTTGGTTTCTCTATTAGAAACACAAAGAAATTCTTATCTTTCTCGCACTTTGGCCCATAGAGGAGAAAACCTCCAACACCGTTTGGTTTTTGTTTTCGATGGAAACAATACTGAACTTAAGAATTGGCGAGAGAAAGAATTAGATTCTACATCTTACTTAATTTATGAAAAAATCCGAACCACAAGTATCCAAAGTTTAGATCCTACAAGAGAAGCCTTCTATTTAATTGAAGGAGAGGAAGTGGACGGTCCGGACTTTGCTTTTTTAAAAGAAGAAATGGATCCAGAATCCATTACCTTTTCTTCCAGAAAATTAGAAGAGAGGTGGTCGATGGAAGTTCTCGGTTACGGAGAATTATAA
- the tmk gene encoding dTMP kinase, with amino-acid sequence MPQNNQFFVFEGIDGSGKTTVSRLVSEVLLTKSIPNLWHREPTDSVHGKKIREFLQGKLKLSKEEQIEAFIADRECSVNEIILPTLKSGKSIVQDRYYFSTAAYQGRDEEHAADILYRNEDKGFPEPNRVYFLDLSPEEAQERRTGRGGAEEVFDEDSEQSRIYQNYLAILPESTIFVDATAELDEVVAFCVEDILKSLES; translated from the coding sequence ATGCCCCAAAATAATCAGTTCTTTGTATTTGAAGGGATCGATGGTTCCGGGAAAACCACCGTCTCTCGTTTGGTTTCCGAAGTGCTTCTCACAAAATCCATCCCCAACCTCTGGCATAGAGAACCCACAGACAGTGTGCACGGAAAAAAGATAAGAGAGTTCTTACAAGGAAAACTCAAACTATCAAAAGAAGAACAAATTGAAGCTTTTATTGCAGATCGTGAATGTTCGGTAAATGAAATCATTCTACCTACATTGAAAAGTGGTAAATCTATTGTACAAGATAGATATTATTTTTCCACTGCTGCCTACCAAGGTAGAGATGAAGAACATGCTGCAGACATTTTATATAGAAACGAAGACAAAGGTTTTCCAGAACCAAACAGAGTGTATTTTTTAGACCTTTCTCCAGAGGAAGCACAAGAACGTCGCACAGGTCGTGGCGGAGCTGAAGAAGTATTTGATGAAGATTCTGAACAGTCTCGTATTTACCAAAACTATTTGGCGATTTTACCTGAGTCTACGATCTTCGTTGATGCCACGGCAGAACTCGACGAAGTTGTTGCTTTCTGTGTTGAGGATATTCTCAAGTCTCTCGAAAGTTAA
- a CDS encoding metal ABC transporter permease — translation MTNILSSWTLFLPQMVVGSLVGALLSVLGILIVLRGMTFFGVTLSQAVTFSVALSLFMEWPGEIFPIVFSCVLVFPLLYVRKLRGLKEEVILGILFVFFSAASQFMLALGGNVQNHLMAAFFGDILTSQVRADSFGIYIAVFFFILYLSFFRRFLFISFDRDEYKIQVGNPLPFDLLFYIILAASLTVAVNLLGTFYSIAHLILPVFALLPLIRSLKLLTFVCALFSVLATISGFLISLVGIERNGELIYFPTSSSIILVLCVLAFFLHLIRFLTTSVFSKSVR, via the coding sequence ATGACTAATATTCTTTCTAGTTGGACTTTATTTTTACCACAAATGGTTGTGGGTAGCCTTGTGGGAGCACTGCTTTCAGTTCTTGGGATATTAATTGTACTTCGAGGGATGACTTTCTTTGGAGTGACTTTGTCTCAAGCGGTTACTTTTTCTGTCGCCTTATCCTTGTTTATGGAGTGGCCTGGTGAAATTTTCCCGATTGTATTTTCCTGTGTATTAGTGTTTCCTCTATTGTATGTGAGAAAACTACGCGGACTGAAAGAAGAGGTCATCCTCGGCATTCTCTTCGTATTTTTTTCTGCGGCTTCTCAATTCATGTTGGCATTGGGAGGAAATGTACAAAACCATTTGATGGCTGCTTTTTTTGGAGATATATTAACTTCCCAAGTAAGAGCCGATTCCTTTGGGATTTATATCGCAGTTTTCTTTTTTATCCTCTATTTGAGTTTTTTCAGAAGGTTTCTTTTTATTAGTTTTGATAGGGACGAATACAAAATCCAAGTAGGAAATCCTCTTCCCTTTGATCTTTTGTTTTATATCATCCTTGCTGCCTCTCTCACTGTTGCGGTAAATCTACTCGGAACATTTTATAGCATTGCTCATTTGATATTGCCAGTCTTTGCCTTACTCCCTCTCATTCGTTCCTTAAAACTCCTGACTTTTGTTTGTGCTTTGTTTTCGGTTCTTGCGACTATTTCCGGTTTTTTAATTTCACTGGTGGGAATCGAACGAAATGGTGAGCTCATTTATTTTCCAACATCGTCCAGCATCATCCTTGTACTTTGTGTTTTGGCATTTTTTCTCCACCTCATTCGGTTTCTAACTACTTCCGTTTTTTCCAAATCTGTCCGATAG
- a CDS encoding DUF1577 domain-containing protein produces the protein METLERSKRSLDVFSDKEKKLHVLTKFLLNQELSLKDNIHSGESCFLKKVSADGNKVLISVRPTLTLSVGQKITLYKILGRYLHLECTVEQEKAESQYVLHLDKIAIAKKDRESSRIPVPPGSAWITNVVSSKAKIETDMFHVPTAVKVNFQDYETKLKDTVDFIKISTFNSSDDTEIIRQIKKTKKGLLLEDATDRKCYETSPNEDFLVFSEEIEEDIDKEINNKRNQKIKSELILPILYLTDEEESIPIGYIQMQSKTETFDLMKAMEMKTVCFEMVDRIRHSNMIKSDGKFPVIDISEGGLKVIVDHPDLIQSLPKLSGFQFDIFFKMQSPLTAFGTIKTITKNEEGHLTVGLAIAGHSSRSGEKKRFLENVEFFRKQNHKS, from the coding sequence ATGGAAACTCTAGAAAGAAGTAAGCGATCGTTGGATGTTTTTTCCGACAAAGAAAAAAAACTCCATGTTTTGACCAAATTTTTATTAAACCAAGAATTGAGTCTAAAGGACAATATCCATTCTGGGGAAAGTTGTTTTTTAAAAAAAGTTTCAGCAGACGGGAACAAAGTCCTTATCAGCGTACGTCCAACCCTAACCCTCTCCGTAGGTCAAAAAATCACTCTTTATAAAATTTTAGGAAGATACCTGCATTTAGAATGCACCGTCGAACAAGAAAAGGCGGAATCCCAGTATGTTCTTCATTTAGACAAAATCGCGATTGCTAAAAAAGATAGGGAAAGTTCCCGGATTCCCGTTCCTCCTGGTTCTGCTTGGATTACGAATGTAGTTTCCAGTAAGGCAAAAATCGAAACGGATATGTTCCATGTCCCAACGGCCGTGAAAGTGAATTTTCAGGACTATGAAACGAAATTAAAAGACACTGTTGATTTCATCAAAATATCTACATTTAATTCCAGCGATGACACAGAAATCATTCGCCAAATCAAAAAAACAAAAAAGGGCCTTCTCCTTGAAGATGCCACTGACAGAAAGTGTTACGAAACTTCTCCCAACGAAGATTTTTTGGTATTTTCGGAAGAAATCGAAGAAGATATCGATAAAGAAATCAATAACAAACGAAACCAAAAAATTAAATCAGAGCTCATCCTTCCGATTCTTTATCTAACCGATGAAGAAGAGTCCATCCCTATTGGTTACATTCAAATGCAGAGTAAAACGGAAACCTTTGATTTAATGAAAGCCATGGAGATGAAAACAGTTTGTTTCGAAATGGTAGACCGGATTCGTCATTCCAATATGATCAAATCAGACGGAAAATTCCCGGTCATTGATATTTCCGAAGGAGGACTAAAAGTAATTGTGGACCATCCCGATTTAATCCAAAGTCTTCCCAAACTTTCTGGATTTCAATTTGATATCTTTTTTAAAATGCAATCTCCCCTGACAGCTTTTGGAACCATTAAAACAATTACCAAAAATGAAGAAGGCCACCTAACAGTGGGCCTAGCGATTGCCGGCCACTCCTCTCGTTCTGGGGAGAAAAAAAGATTTTTAGAAAATGTAGAGTTCTTTCGAAAACAAAATCACAAATCGTAA
- a CDS encoding 16S rRNA (uracil(1498)-N(3))-methyltransferase, with translation MLEPGLILFRTGFSKKPTIVLSPEEMAHLRALRLSKEDTTIQIRDGVGGLYDYQFSPHSKELKFLNETQVPRKTDRKTVAIALPKGNRFDFFLQKVTEIGLDAVVFLVFRHSIRKEFNLERAEKIVKEAAAQSKQTELLTLSIETANDWMNAHKESLVVFHPHRSEVFRVSSLSGKIPVIGPEGGFHTDEEDWMETNKIPRLTLPGGVLRTETAGIVAASFLVYGT, from the coding sequence TTGTTAGAGCCTGGACTCATTCTTTTTCGCACTGGCTTTTCCAAAAAACCCACTATTGTTCTATCTCCTGAAGAGATGGCTCACCTTCGTGCCTTACGACTGAGTAAGGAAGATACCACCATCCAAATTCGGGATGGGGTTGGTGGTCTTTACGATTACCAATTCTCTCCTCATTCCAAAGAATTAAAATTTTTAAACGAAACCCAAGTGCCAAGAAAAACGGATCGGAAAACGGTAGCCATTGCCCTTCCGAAAGGAAACCGTTTTGATTTTTTTTTACAAAAGGTAACAGAGATCGGACTCGATGCTGTTGTTTTTCTTGTCTTTCGACATTCCATTCGTAAAGAATTCAACTTAGAGAGGGCCGAAAAAATCGTAAAGGAAGCGGCCGCCCAGTCCAAACAAACAGAACTACTCACCCTTTCGATAGAAACGGCAAATGATTGGATGAATGCGCATAAAGAGAGTTTGGTGGTCTTTCATCCGCACAGGTCGGAAGTTTTTCGAGTCAGTTCTCTATCAGGAAAAATTCCTGTCATTGGGCCTGAGGGAGGATTTCATACGGATGAGGAAGATTGGATGGAAACAAACAAGATTCCAAGACTCACTCTTCCTGGTGGGGTGCTCCGGACGGAAACGGCAGGCATTGTTGCTGCCAGTTTCCTCGTGTATGGAACTTAA
- a CDS encoding metal ABC transporter ATP-binding protein produces MQATKPNKSEVPVTFIHTDALSVGYRKEFPVVSDIHLHIHSGKTYALVGGNGAGKTTLFRTLTDLLPPLSGEISFSKEITTSYVPQAKRMSLEFPLRVQDVLLMPKNIGLSFLPKKKFSEEDMALIERTGVSSILKKQISLCSGGQLQKVLILRSLLTKANLIFLDEPMDSLDHNARELFQTVLSEYLKEGNRSLFFITHSLEHDWGFGFDEIYEIDEGKLYNITSGERPPNCHHHD; encoded by the coding sequence ATGCAAGCGACAAAACCAAATAAAAGCGAAGTTCCCGTTACCTTTATCCATACCGATGCTTTGTCCGTGGGTTACAGAAAAGAATTTCCTGTAGTATCCGACATCCATTTGCATATCCATTCCGGCAAAACCTATGCACTTGTTGGGGGAAACGGAGCTGGTAAAACCACACTGTTCCGAACCTTAACCGACCTTTTGCCTCCACTTTCGGGGGAAATTTCCTTTTCCAAAGAAATCACTACATCCTATGTGCCGCAAGCCAAACGGATGTCTTTGGAATTTCCTTTGAGAGTACAAGATGTACTTTTGATGCCAAAAAACATTGGACTTAGTTTTCTTCCTAAAAAGAAATTTTCTGAGGAAGATATGGCTCTCATTGAAAGAACGGGTGTTAGTTCTATATTGAAAAAACAAATTTCCCTTTGTAGTGGGGGGCAATTACAAAAAGTCCTAATCCTTCGTTCTCTTCTTACCAAAGCCAATTTAATTTTTTTGGATGAACCAATGGATTCTTTGGACCATAATGCCAGAGAACTCTTTCAAACTGTTTTATCGGAATACTTAAAAGAAGGAAATCGTTCTTTATTTTTTATCACTCATAGTTTGGAACATGATTGGGGATTTGGGTTTGATGAAATTTACGAAATAGACGAAGGTAAACTCTACAATATCACTAGTGGAGAAAGGCCTCCAAACTGCCACCACCATGACTAA
- a CDS encoding class I SAM-dependent methyltransferase, which translates to MELIPCNSCGQNRFRPIFTKESPLGESFSIVECNSCGLVQVNPQPNFLDVKKYYDDSYFTQRTERGYDNYYSDKLRAEISRVFQLNLKDLDFFFWEKERISGLAKEAKLSSLDIGCAAGYFVAYQKDRGYDAYGIEIADGPVRFARETLKLNIFQENFLDWDPNFQNQFDVITLWATIEHLHSPKETLKKIKSHLKPGGVLILSTCRYGLLAKLGGLSWRYLNVPEHLYYYSYKGLKNLLLSLGYHKPVSFTYGSGMTTRPGAGFFFKLRKRVMDRLVKWFQLGDMMVYMVKN; encoded by the coding sequence GTGGAACTAATTCCCTGCAATAGCTGCGGCCAAAACCGCTTCCGTCCTATATTTACGAAAGAAAGCCCACTAGGTGAATCCTTCTCAATCGTTGAGTGTAATTCTTGCGGACTTGTGCAAGTGAATCCCCAACCAAACTTCCTTGACGTAAAAAAATACTATGATGATTCCTATTTTACCCAAAGGACAGAACGAGGGTATGACAATTATTACTCTGATAAATTACGTGCGGAGATCTCTCGTGTTTTCCAACTGAACCTAAAAGATTTAGATTTTTTCTTTTGGGAAAAAGAACGAATCTCAGGACTTGCCAAAGAAGCGAAACTTTCTTCTTTGGACATTGGATGTGCTGCGGGTTATTTTGTGGCCTACCAAAAGGATCGGGGCTATGATGCGTATGGAATTGAAATTGCTGATGGCCCCGTTCGATTTGCAAGGGAAACTTTAAAATTAAATATCTTTCAAGAGAACTTTCTAGATTGGGATCCAAACTTTCAAAACCAGTTTGATGTGATCACACTTTGGGCCACCATCGAACACCTGCACAGTCCAAAAGAAACTTTGAAAAAAATCAAAAGTCATTTAAAACCTGGGGGAGTGCTTATTTTATCCACTTGCCGTTATGGTCTTTTGGCAAAACTTGGCGGACTCAGTTGGAGGTATTTAAATGTTCCCGAACATCTATACTACTACTCTTATAAAGGTTTGAAGAACCTACTTTTGTCTTTGGGTTACCACAAACCTGTTTCTTTTACCTATGGAAGTGGGATGACCACTCGTCCCGGAGCAGGATTTTTCTTCAAACTCCGGAAACGGGTGATGGACCGTTTAGTCAAATGGTTTCAGTTAGGTGATATGATGGTCTATATGGTAAAAAACTAA
- a CDS encoding EAL domain-containing protein: MITERESHKFLRDWKDWLSGGTLVPVFQPILSSESTGIYGYELLGRLSTPEGLLSLGEFFLSQTFGYDEIFFLKKQVDEEIRMAALQKFAKEAPPETKLFLNISPNVMYHALLQLETELPQTIQMVREVGLDPERIVIEITEERFPHNLELLRPVLQLYRQEGFSIAVDDAGSEASNLDRIGLFHPEIIKVDLQMLRRSTFSRNFKEILLNLSKLGESLGSSLLFEGIESEDELYNALNYGARYIQGFYFAKPEPFFAKRFEYRMEMQSSLQYFHARKQGEMNRQIEWETIWKDKLSEIMMGFTEENGIWEWKGGFETNVFGDGDFFRMYITSPLGFQVSPNYSRDKSGKMEPDYSFLGKNWSFRPYFFEHLHKSKTSRDAWTLSQMYHDISERMMLRTFARNLSENLILFIDVVVSRS; this comes from the coding sequence ATGATCACAGAAAGAGAAAGTCATAAATTCCTACGAGATTGGAAAGATTGGTTGTCCGGAGGAACTCTTGTTCCCGTATTCCAACCCATCCTTTCGTCCGAATCCACTGGCATTTACGGCTATGAACTTTTGGGGCGTCTTTCCACACCGGAAGGACTGTTAAGTCTTGGAGAATTCTTTTTGTCCCAAACCTTTGGTTACGACGAAATATTTTTCCTAAAAAAACAAGTCGACGAAGAAATCCGTATGGCCGCCTTACAAAAGTTTGCAAAAGAAGCGCCACCAGAAACCAAGTTATTTTTAAACATTTCACCGAACGTTATGTACCATGCTCTATTACAATTGGAAACAGAACTTCCCCAAACCATTCAGATGGTGAGAGAAGTGGGTCTGGATCCGGAGCGGATAGTCATTGAAATTACTGAGGAACGGTTCCCGCATAATCTAGAACTTTTACGACCTGTTTTGCAGTTGTATAGGCAAGAAGGGTTTTCGATTGCCGTTGATGATGCGGGTTCGGAAGCAAGTAACTTAGACCGAATTGGTCTTTTCCATCCTGAAATTATCAAAGTCGATTTACAAATGTTACGAAGGTCAACCTTCTCAAGAAACTTCAAAGAAATTTTACTCAACCTATCAAAGTTAGGTGAATCTTTGGGAAGCAGTCTTCTTTTTGAAGGCATCGAATCGGAAGATGAACTTTATAATGCTTTAAACTATGGAGCCAGATACATCCAAGGATTTTATTTTGCCAAACCAGAACCATTTTTTGCGAAACGATTTGAATACAGAATGGAGATGCAGTCTTCATTACAATACTTTCATGCTCGTAAACAAGGCGAAATGAACCGTCAGATTGAATGGGAGACCATCTGGAAGGACAAACTTTCTGAAATTATGATGGGGTTTACAGAAGAGAATGGAATTTGGGAATGGAAGGGTGGATTTGAAACTAATGTCTTTGGTGATGGGGATTTCTTTCGGATGTACATCACAAGTCCTCTTGGATTTCAAGTTTCTCCAAACTATTCCCGAGACAAGTCAGGCAAAATGGAACCGGACTATTCTTTTTTGGGCAAAAACTGGTCGTTTCGGCCTTATTTTTTTGAACACCTTCACAAATCTAAAACTAGCCGAGATGCCTGGACTCTTTCCCAAATGTACCACGACATTTCAGAACGGATGATGTTAAGGACATTTGCTAGAAATCTCTCTGAAAATTTGATTTTATTTATCGATGTGGTCGTGTCTCGTTCCTGA
- the guaB gene encoding IMP dehydrogenase: MSNQPLPGQELLDGVNGQELFSVNMGLTYRDFLVLPGFIDFNPSDVELETKLSKNISLKRPLMSSPMDTVTESEMAIAQALMGGIGIIHYNNSIDEQVDLVRKVKRYENGFIKDPILLSPEHTLADLDAVKEKYGFSGIPITEDGTANTKLVGIVTNRDVDFERDRDIKLGKVMTTELITANVGISLREANDILRTSKKGKLPIVDKQGKLVALICRSDLKKNKEFPQSSKDNQKRLRVGAALSTLPESRERMAALAGVGVDAIIIDSAQGNSSYQMEMIQWIKSNFPNIDVIGGNVVTKAQAANLIAAGADGLRIGMGPGSICITQDTMAVGRAQATAVFKTAEYAQAHGVPVIADGGISNIGDIANALAIGASMCMMGSMFAGTKEAPGEYFYENGIRLKKYRGMASLEAMSKGGDKRYFSESQKIKVAQGVSGYVVDKGSVLNLIPYLVQGLRQSFQDMGFRNIPDLHKALREGKLRFERRTESAQAQGSVHGLYSYTKPSMRAE, translated from the coding sequence ATGTCAAATCAACCCCTACCAGGACAAGAGCTTCTCGACGGAGTCAACGGACAAGAGCTCTTCTCGGTCAACATGGGACTCACGTATCGGGACTTTTTAGTACTACCCGGTTTTATCGACTTTAACCCCAGTGATGTGGAACTAGAAACAAAACTTTCCAAAAATATTTCACTCAAAAGACCGCTGATGAGTTCCCCCATGGATACAGTCACAGAGTCGGAGATGGCGATTGCCCAAGCACTTATGGGCGGAATTGGAATTATACATTATAACAACAGTATCGATGAACAAGTGGATCTTGTTCGCAAAGTAAAACGATACGAAAATGGATTTATCAAAGATCCGATTCTACTCTCTCCAGAACATACTCTTGCTGATTTGGACGCTGTAAAAGAAAAATACGGTTTTAGTGGAATTCCAATCACAGAAGATGGAACCGCCAACACAAAGTTAGTTGGTATTGTTACCAACCGAGATGTAGATTTTGAAAGAGATCGTGACATCAAACTCGGTAAGGTGATGACCACAGAACTTATCACTGCAAATGTTGGAATTAGTTTAAGAGAAGCTAATGATATACTTCGCACGAGTAAAAAAGGAAAACTTCCCATCGTGGATAAACAAGGGAAACTTGTGGCTCTCATTTGCCGCAGTGACCTGAAAAAAAATAAAGAATTCCCTCAATCCTCCAAAGATAACCAAAAACGACTGCGAGTGGGAGCCGCTCTTTCCACCTTACCTGAGTCACGCGAAAGAATGGCAGCCCTTGCCGGAGTGGGAGTGGATGCTATCATTATTGATTCTGCACAAGGAAACTCTAGTTACCAAATGGAAATGATCCAATGGATTAAATCCAATTTTCCAAATATCGATGTCATCGGTGGAAACGTAGTTACCAAAGCACAAGCAGCAAACCTAATTGCAGCGGGTGCGGATGGACTTCGGATAGGTATGGGTCCTGGATCTATTTGTATCACACAAGATACTATGGCTGTGGGTCGTGCACAAGCAACTGCTGTATTCAAAACAGCGGAGTATGCGCAAGCCCATGGTGTTCCTGTGATTGCTGATGGAGGGATTTCCAATATTGGAGATATTGCCAATGCTCTTGCGATTGGTGCTTCCATGTGTATGATGGGATCTATGTTTGCCGGAACAAAAGAAGCTCCTGGTGAGTATTTTTATGAAAATGGAATTCGTCTAAAGAAATACAGAGGAATGGCAAGTTTAGAAGCAATGAGTAAAGGTGGAGACAAACGGTATTTCTCTGAATCACAAAAGATCAAAGTGGCACAAGGTGTTTCTGGATATGTTGTGGATAAGGGTTCTGTCCTTAATCTCATTCCTTACCTTGTGCAAGGACTCAGACAAAGTTTCCAAGACATGGGATTTCGCAATATTCCCGATCTACACAAAGCTTTACGGGAAGGCAAACTTCGTTTTGAACGAAGGACGGAGTCGGCCCAAGCACAAGGTAGTGTTCATGGGTTGTATTCTTATACAAAACCTTCGATGAGAGCGGAATAA